From the uncultured Methanomethylovorans sp. genome, the window AGGATTAGTATAGCTGTGAGTGGTGCCCGTGTAACGCCAGTGAAAACAGCTCCCATTCCAGCCAGGGCATAAGCACCTGGTTCTGATGTGAAACTTGGGAATATTTGATTCACAATGAATCCATAAGCTCCTCCAAGCATAGAGCCTATGAATAGTGCCGGAACGAATGATCCACCGGAACCTCCAGACCCCAGGGATAAAGAGAATGCAACTATTTTCAGCAATAGAAGCGCGACTATGACCTTGAAGACTAATTCATTTGCCAAAACCTGGCTTATTACTTCATATCCTACACCAAATATCTGAGGATAAAAAAAGCCTATCACTCCAACACCAAGCCCGCCAATTGCCGGTTTTATTATTGGATGAACTTTAAGAGAATTGAAGAAATCTCTACATCTATATAAAGAGCGCATGAATATTACAGAAACTATACCTGCAAGTACTCCAAGAATCAGGTATAAGATAGATTCTTGTAATGGATTGACAAGTTGATATTGCGATATCTGGATTGGTCTGACGCCGAAAACTACGTTGGATGTAAGAGTAGCAAAAACTGAGGCTATGACAATAGGAATAAATGTGCTGGATTCGAGCTCTCCTAAAATTACTTCTACGGAGAAAACTACACCTGCAAGAGGTGCATTGAATGCAGCTGCTATACCTGCGGAGGCACCACAACCCAACAGTATTTTCAGCCTGTTTCCTCTCATTTTAATCGCTTGGGCTAATGTGGAACCAATTCCTGCGCCAGCAAGCACTACAGGCGCCTCTTTACCTGCTGATGCCCCAGAACCTAATGATATAAGTGAGGATAATACTTCAAGAAACACATTCTTAGGCTGCATTTTACCGCCATGAAGTGTGGTAGCTTCGATGACATTCTCAATGCTATATCTTTTCTTTTTCATCAGATAATGTGTTATCATTCCCACTAACAAGCCGCCAATTGCGGGGAGGAATATTATATAATAATCTGATTCCCCTGGTTTGTGTTGAAAAAATAAATGAGAACTGAGTGCGAGGGAACGATCATATAATACTATAGTAAGACCAGTTAATACCCCTACTATCAGAGCCAGTGAATTTGAGACAACAGAATCTGTGTGCAACCATTGCACTAGATTCCGTTTTTCATTATGCAATAGTTCGCTTAGATCCAAAAACGTCATCTCATTATAATTTAATTGCAACTTGCAATTTATATATCAAATCGTATGTAATTCAATATATTATATCTCTCTTTCGCCTCCCTTAAACTTATCTCTTATTACTTCGTCTAAATAATATACATAATCAGGGAAATATATGTTCGATAAATTGTTCAATCCGGATGTTGTTGTGGTCATAGGTGCATCTCGTACAGAAGGAAAGGTGGGCCATGCGGTACTAAAGAATCTCCTGCAGGGAGACGGTCGTAAGGTCATTCCTATTAATCCTAATGTTACTGAGATTCTGGGGTTGAAATGTTATGCTGACATTCTTGATGTCCCAGAAAAAGTGGATCTTGCTGTAGTAGTGGTTCCTGCAGTTGCAGTTCCTTCTGCAGTGGAAAAATGTGGTCAAGCAGGCATAAGTTATGTAGTTGTGATATCTGCAGGCTTTAAGGAAGCCAGCCTTGAAGGTGCAAGGCTGGAAAGGGACATTGCATCTATTGCTTCTAAATATGGCATAAGAATGGTTGGCCCGAACTGCTTGGGAATAATCGATACTTCCTCTTCACTCAATGCATCATTTGCTGCATCAATGGCTCTTGAGGGAAATATAGCTATGATGTCCCAGTCTGGTGCCATCTGCACCGTAACTCTGGACTGGGCTGATAGGGTAGGGGTAGGATTCTCTAAATTCATAAGTCTGGGGAACAAAGCCGATCTTGGAGAAAATGATTTTCTTGAGTTATTTATGAATGACGATTCCACTTCTGTAATCGCTGCCTATCTGGAAGGTGTGAAGAATGGTCCACGTTTTATGGATGTTGCAAGGCATGTTACCAGAGAGAAACCGGTGATCGTAGTAAAATCAGGCCGTACAGCTGTGGGTTCAAGGGCAGTATCTTCACATACAGGTACACTTGCAGGATCAGATGCTGCATACAATGCAGCATTCAAACAGAGTGGTGTCATTAGGGCCGATTCTCTGGAAGAAATGCTGGATTACAGCAGGGCTTTTTCTGCATATCCTTTGCCCAAAGGTAAGAAAATTGCAATACTTACAAATGCAGGAGGACTTGGCATACTAACTGCTGATGCATGTTATAGCAGCGGTCTTTCCATAACTTCTTTTGACGAAGATACTATAAAAAAATTAAGGCAACGTCTTCCAGAAGCAGCCGGATTTTATAATCCAGTGGACATTTTAGGAGATGCTAGCCCTCAATTATATGAATATGCATTGGAAGTGCTATTAACTGATCCTAATGTGGATGGCATCATTGTACTTGTTTCTCCTCAAGCTATGACTGATGTACCTGCTATAGCACAGGTTCTTATTAACGTTATTAAGAATTCCAACAAGCCTATTTTGTGTAATCTTGCAGGCGGAACGCGCATTGCTGCAGGAGAAGAACTGCTGAATAAGTATGGTGTACCTAATTATTCTTCTTGCGAAAGGGCTGTTGCCAGTATGAAAGCTCTATGTGATTACAGTTCCATAAAGGTAAAAGACTATAGTGCACCAGTTTTGTTGGCCGTTGAAAGTCATACTGCAAGAAAGATGATAGATGATGCAATAAGTAGTGGAAAAAGGACACTTGGTTTGGAGTCTATAGATTTGCTAAAATCTTATGGCATTCCAGTGGTTCAGTCTAAGATGGCTGACAACCTTGCAGAGGCTATAGTAGCATGTGAGCAAATAGGCTATCCCGTTGTAATGAAGATTATTTCTCCTGATATCTCTCATAAGACAGATGTAGGTGGTATCAAACTTAATCTGAAGAATGCAGAGGATTTGGAGCGTGCCTATCTCACAATGATGTCAGATGTTAAACATTACATGCCTAATGCCAGAATAACGGGTGTGCAAGTGCAGCAGATGGTAACAGGTGGTAAGGAAGTTATTATCGGCATGAATCGTGATCCCCAGTTTGGTCCTCTTTTAATGTTCGGGCTGGGGGGTGTTTATGTGGAGTTTCTCAAGGACGTATCTTTTGCTGTGGCTCCTATCAACGATAAGGAAGCCCAGCATATGATCTCATCTATCAAAACATATCCACTTATAGCAGGTGTAAGGGGTGAAACGCCTTCAGATATCAAAGCCATAATTGATACTTTGCTTAAAGTGTCACAGCTTGTGATGGATTTCCCTAACCTGATGGAATTCGAGATAAATCCTCTCATGGTCATGCCCGAAGGTAAAGGCTGCCTTGCAATGGATATCAGGATGACATTAAGACAGGAATGAGAAGTGGTATTAGATGATAGATTATCTTTATTAGAAATAATCAATTAGTTACTATTAAGGAGTGTTAGGAGGGAGATTATGGCTTCAATATTGGTAAGCTCATCGGAACAGTATTCAGGAAAAAGCTCTCTGTGTTTGGGTTTTGGCGTTATTCTTAAAGAGAGGGGTTACAAGATCGGATACATGAAGCCCATTGGCAATCTGCTTATAGATGTCAATGGATCACTTACAGATGAGGATGCCGAAGGAATAAGGAAATTATTGGCATTACAGGACGATCTAAGTTCCATTACTCCAATTTTGCTTACGGAGAACCTTACGGATGATGCTCTAATGGGTGTGGAAAAAGGTCTCGATTCCAGGTTGAAGGAAGCTTATGAAAAAATATCAAAGGGTAAAGATGTGGTCCTGTTGGAAGGGGCAGGGGGCATCGGCGGCGGGGCAATGTACAATCTCTCAGACCCAGAGATAGCCACAAAGCTCGATACCAAGATGCTGCTTATCACAAGATATGATTCTGAAAGAGCTGTTGACCGTATCCTCTGCGATCTGCGTATAATCCAGAACACAGAGATCCTTGCAGGCATAATACTTAATGAGGTGCCTGTGGGTAAACTTGAAACCGTTTCTCATTTGGTGGTGCCTTTCCTGGAGAAAAAAGGTATAAAAGTGTTCGGCTCCATCCCCGAAGATGATATGCTGCGTTCAGTATCAATATCTGAAATAGTCGAAGACCTTAATGCAGAAGTACTGGTGGGTGCAAACCACTTGGAAGATTTGGTAGAACATTACCTTGTAGGTGCTATGGAGGTAGGGTCTGCCATAAAGTATTTCAGACGTATGCCTAACGCCGCTGTGATCACTGGTGGTGATCGTTCAGATATACAGATGGCTGCCATTGAGGCTAAAGTAAAGTGCCTGGTGCTCACAGGCAACCTACGCCCCAGTGGTGCAGTGCTGGGAAGTGCGGAGGAGGCCAATATTCCCGTGATCCTTGTCAGGGGTGACACCATGAGCACCATCGAAAAGATGGAGCACCTCATTGGCCATGCACGTATAAAGCAGGAAGCTAAAATAAAAAGGGTAGTGGAGCTTATCAAGAAGTACGTAGATGTTGATGGGTTGATCGCGGAAATGGGACTTACTAAATAAGTCTATTTTCCACTTTTATTATGGAGATTTTCGATTTCTTTTGTCCTCTGCCTGAGTATTTCTACAATATCAGGATTTTGTAGCGTTGTGACATCGCCAGTGTTCCTGTCATTGACAATGGCCTTGAGCACACGGCGCATTATTTTTCCACTTCTTGTTTTAGGCAGATCGTCTGTGAATATCACCTGCTTTGGCCTTGCAAAGGGACCGATGTTTATTGCCACATGGTCGATTAGTTCTTTCCTTAGTTTTCCAGTGGCCACTATCCCTGAGCGAAGAATAACATAACAATAGATCACTTCTCCCTTGAGTTCATCCAGCTTTCCCACAACTGCCGATTCTGCAACAGCAGGATGTGATATCAGTACACTTTCCACTTCTGCAGTACCGATAAGGTGTCCAGCTATCTTGATACTATCATCGACACGCCCAATTATCCAGAAATAGCCATCTTCATCCTGTTTGGTACCGTCCCCTGCAAAATATGTTTTTCCATCCCATTTGCTCCAATATGTTTCCTTGAAACGTTCACTATCGTTGAAGATGGTGCGCACCATACTAGGCCAGGGTTTCTTGATGGCGAGGAGGCCATCCGTTCCTCGGGGCACTTCATTGCCTGTCTCATCAAGCACGATTGCTTCTATTCCTGGGAAGGGTCTTGTGGCGCTACCGGGTTTGAGTGTGGTAATTCCAGGCAGGGGGGTTATGAGCACCATGCCTGTTTCTGTTTGCCACCATGTATCAACTATGGGACATTTCTTTTGTCCTATATGTTCATGATACCAGAGCCAAGCTCCGGGATTGATGGCTTCTCCAACGCTTCCCAGCAGGCGCAGTGTGGATAGGTCATGTTTATTTGGCCATTCAGCACCCCATTTCATGAAAGTCCTGATGGCTGTAGGTGCAGTATACAGTATGGTAACTTTGTGCCTTTCTATGATATCCCACCATCTATCCTTTTCAGGGAAATCAGGTGCACCCTCATACATCACTATTGTAGCACCATTTGATAGAGGTCCATAAACAAGATATGAATGCCCTGTGATCCAGCCGCAATCAGCAGTACACCAGTAGATATCATCTTCTTTCAGGTCGAATATCCACTTAGTAGTGACATGTGTGCCCACCATATAGCCGCCTGTAGTGTGCACAATACCCTTGGGCTTGCCAGTGGTACCACTGGTGTACATGAGAAAAAGCATGTCCTCTGCATCCATTGGTTCAGCTTCGAACACAGTGCTTTCGTTTTTCATTATCTCATGCCACCACACATCTCTTTCAGGGTTCATCTCCACCTCAATGCCGGCTTGCTTTACAACTATCACCTTTTCGATGCACTGGCACATCTGTGCATCCCTGTCTATTTTCTTTTTCTGTTCCACCACATTACCTCTACGGTAATATCCATCACATGTAATGATGAACCTGCTATTGGAGTGTCCTGTCCTTGTGAACAGGGCTTCACCAGAGAAAGCTGCAAAAACCACATTGTGGGGTGCGCCTATTCTTGCACAGGCTAGCATAGAGATCACTACTTCAGGTATCATGGGCAGGTAAATGGTCACAACATCTCCTTTTCTGACGCCCAGTTTTTTCAGGGCATTGGCAAAGCGGCAGGTCTCATCCAGAAGTTGCCTGTATGTATATGTACTGACATCTCCCATTTCCCCTTCCCAGATGATGGCTGTTTTGTCAGCTCTTTTTTCCATATGCACATCCAGGCAGTTGTAGCAGGCATTTAGTTTCCCTCCCACGAACCATTGTGCGTTGGGTGGCTGCCAGTCAAGTATTTTGTCCCACTTTCTGAACCATTGAATGTCATGAGCAAGCTTGTCCCAGAATCCTTCCAGATCCTGTGCTGCTTTTTGATACACACCAGGATCATTGATATTTGCGTTCCTTACAAAATCCCGCGAAGGTGTACACTCTTCACTCATGCGGTTTTCTTTGTTTGTGTTTACTCCCATTTTCCACACCACAAAGTTGTTGTTCCTATTTTTTTATTGGGTCCGATGACTGAAATAGTTTGCTGTGACAGCAAAATTGGCATGAAGTAAGCAAAAAGAGAAACAAAAGAGAAATAAACAAGTAAAGCAGAAACGATCTTATTTCATCTTTTCAAGCACATCGCACATTTTATTGATGGTATCAACAGCCGTTTGCATACCCTCTGTGTCTTCAAGAGCAGGCTTTTGCAGGATGCCGCCGAAATGTCCTCCATCGCCGACAACTATCATCCCATGTATATGCATCCAGTCGTGGATTGTCTGGATGGTCTTCTCCTGTCCGCCATTGCGTGAGCCTCCAACTGCTAAAGATGCACCCACTTTGTTCTTTAACTGGAAACCCTGCCTTCTGTGCAGTACGCTGCGGTCGAACAAAGCTTTAACTTGAGCCGTAACTGATCCAAAATACACTGGTGATGACACAATAATGGCATCCGCTTCTTTCAATTTCTGGTATACTTTTTGCATGTCGTCGTCGATAGGACACATTTCTTCATCCCTGCATATTCCACATGCAGTGCATGGAGCTATCTTTGACGATGATATGAGCACACTATCAACCTCAAAGCCTCTGCTTTTTGCGATCCCAAGAACTTTCTCTATAAGTTTATCATTATTGTCACCTTTAACGGGGCTTGCGGAAATACCTAATATCTTCATATGAATCATGCATGTGAAATACGACTGCATTTATTATCTTTTGCTTTTGGTGCAACACTAGTTCCAATGTGTTAGAAGGAACACATAAATATAAGAATAAATTCATTTATAATTCTACTTCGATGTTTCAGACGTAAGTGTCGAAATATTCTTACTTTATTTATATTAACGACTGATAGCGGTGATTGAATTTTGTCAGCTAAGGAAATCCTCACTATAGATGATTTTGATGTGAAAGATAAAACAGTGCTGGTAAGAGTGGACATTAACACTCCTATGGACCCAGAGGGAAACATCTTGGATGATATGCGCATCAAAAGCCATATCCCCACGTTGGTTGATCTGCATGAGGCCAAGGTCGTGTTGCTGGCTCACCAGAGCAGGCCTGGCAAAAAGGACTTCACTACTATGAAGGCACATGCTGTCCGGATGTCTCAATATCTGGGACGTGAAGTAAAATACGTGGATGATATTTTTGGTACGTGTGCGAAGAACAGTATCTCTGCTATGAAAAATGGTGATGTCGTACTGCTGGAGAATGTCAGGTTCTATTCGGAAGAGTCAATGGAAAGAACTGTAGCAGAACATGCAAAATCACATCTGGTCAAACAACTTCTACCATATATGGATATTTTTCTCAATGATGCTTTTGCTGTATCTCACAGAGCTCACCTTTCTATATTAGGATTCACTGAAGCTCTCCCTACTGGAGCAGGAAGAGTTATGGAAAAAGAGATTATTTCTCTGGATAGAGGGATAAAGGGCGGTGAACGTCCATGTATCTTTGTGCTGGGTGGTGCAAAGGTGGATGATTCCCTGAAAGTTGCAGAAAACGTTCTTATCAATGGAGGTGCTGACAGGGTACTTGTTACCGGTGTGGTTGCAAATGTAATGCTTGCAGCATCGGGTGTTGATATTGGTAAGGTCAATATGGATTTCATAGAATCTCAGGGTTATACCGAACAGATCGAAAAGGCAAGGAAAGTGCTTGAAAAATTCAATGGAAAGGTTGGTCTTCCTATAGATGTAGCTCTGAACGAGAATGGTAAACGTTTAGAAGTACAGGTGGGAGAACTTCCCAACGGCAACATGCCCATTTATGATATTGGCCTTGAGACTATTGTAGCTTTTTCCAATGAGCTCAAGAATGCAAAAACTGTGGTTCTTAATGGTCCAGCGGGGCTTTCCGAAATGGCTGAGTTTGCATTGGGTACTCATGAGATCATAAAAGCTGCGGCACATTCCGAATATTCTATAGCCGGAGGAGGTCATATTTCAGCTGAGATCCGTCATATAGGTTATGAGGACAAGTTCTCTCACCTGAGCACAGGCGGTGGTGCATGCATAGATTATCTTGCCGGAGAGAAATTACCAGGTGTCGTGGCTCTGAAAGAAGCTGCAATTACACATAAGCTTCACAAGTAATATCCTTAAGCGATACTAAAAAAGGGGTGGGTATCATATTAACAGAAAATGAGGGGAAAATAGCTGTAAAGCTTGCGAGAGATACCATTGAGACATATCTCAAAAGTGGCAGGACGATAGATGGTTCTGGGGCAGTGCTCCCATCGGTGTTCAATGAAAATAGAGGGGTATTTGTCACTCTTACAAAGGGTGAATTGCTACGCGGTTGTATTGGCCACCCCTATCCTGACTCTTCTCTTAAATATGCCCTCACTGATTCTGCAATATCGGCAGCTTTCCGTGACCCGCGCTTTCCACCACTTCATACTGATGAGATGAAGTGGATTGTTGTGGAAGTAACTATCCTTACTCCTCCAAAAAGGATTGAAGCTTCTCCAAAGGAGCTTCCAGGTAAGATAGAGATTGGAAGGCATGGGCTTATTGTGAGAAAAGGATATCATCAGGGTCTTCTACTGCCTCAGGTTGCCCCTGAGAACGACATGGATGAAATTGATTTTCTTAGCCACACCTGTCTCAAAGCTGGCCTTGAATATGATGCCTGGCTTACGGGGGCTGAAGTATACTCTTTTGAAGGGCAGATATTTGCTGAAAAAGAACCTAATGGTGAAGTTGTTGAGAAGCATTTTGATACGAATGCTTCGAAAAAGTAGAATAAGCTCAAATCCATTTCAAGCATATCTTTTCAGTGAGGAGATCAGTCCCTTAACATCTTTCTCCAGAGCATCCAGTGAAACCTCTATCATAAGATTGACATTCCCTTCAGGACCAAATGTTCTGAAATCCGTTCGTATGCCCAGAATTTTCTTTTCTTTTGCATATGCATATCCTATTTCCCAGGCTGTGCCAGAGTCCACATCACTGCCTCCATCCAAAACAGCTACAACAATTTCGCAGTTATCTATGGCCTTTACGTCCATCTCAAAAATGTTTTTCTGCCTTACTTCAAGCCGCGTTTCTATGTCATCATTGCCATCTTCCTGTGGCAGGAATACGGAGAAACCATTTTCCACAAGCTTGTCACGCAGATATACATTGAAATCCCTTTCAGCATGGGAAAAGAGAGGACCTGCAAGATAAATGTTCTTTTTATTGATCATGAAATCATCCTTTATAGAGAAGAATCCTTACTTTAGGAGGTCTTAATAGATAAAAATAACCAAGCAGATTCAATGGATACTTTTTATCAGAATGCATAACTATTTTCAGTTAGTGTAAATTAGATTTAGTGGATTAGTTTACGGTGTGACTAAATTCATGGTGCTTATATACACAATAGGGTCCTTTTGAAATAACATTCAAATGGAGGATTTACTGAGGCTATTTTTAGCTGTAAGCAGTCAATAGAACCTCCCCCATAAAAAGTACAT encodes:
- a CDS encoding chloride channel protein; translation: MTFLDLSELLHNEKRNLVQWLHTDSVVSNSLALIVGVLTGLTIVLYDRSLALSSHLFFQHKPGESDYYIIFLPAIGGLLVGMITHYLMKKKRYSIENVIEATTLHGGKMQPKNVFLEVLSSLISLGSGASAGKEAPVVLAGAGIGSTLAQAIKMRGNRLKILLGCGASAGIAAAFNAPLAGVVFSVEVILGELESSTFIPIVIASVFATLTSNVVFGVRPIQISQYQLVNPLQESILYLILGVLAGIVSVIFMRSLYRCRDFFNSLKVHPIIKPAIGGLGVGVIGFFYPQIFGVGYEVISQVLANELVFKVIVALLLLKIVAFSLSLGSGGSGGSFVPALFIGSMLGGAYGFIVNQIFPSFTSEPGAYALAGMGAVFTGVTRAPLTAILILFELTHDYNLVLPIMLACVLSNLISSALHPESIFTESLRRRGFTIRKGKEVDIMESLKVADAMKREVQTISMNKKVEALNALMQSSRHIGFPVMDSEGKLWGVVTLKDIRDKVKQGENDKTIGEIATSNLVVAYPDESLNTVLQRLATKDIGRLPVVSREDNKQILGIITRSDIVKLYDKTIVGRMKYQSD
- a CDS encoding acetate--CoA ligase alpha subunit, whose amino-acid sequence is MFDKLFNPDVVVVIGASRTEGKVGHAVLKNLLQGDGRKVIPINPNVTEILGLKCYADILDVPEKVDLAVVVVPAVAVPSAVEKCGQAGISYVVVISAGFKEASLEGARLERDIASIASKYGIRMVGPNCLGIIDTSSSLNASFAASMALEGNIAMMSQSGAICTVTLDWADRVGVGFSKFISLGNKADLGENDFLELFMNDDSTSVIAAYLEGVKNGPRFMDVARHVTREKPVIVVKSGRTAVGSRAVSSHTGTLAGSDAAYNAAFKQSGVIRADSLEEMLDYSRAFSAYPLPKGKKIAILTNAGGLGILTADACYSSGLSITSFDEDTIKKLRQRLPEAAGFYNPVDILGDASPQLYEYALEVLLTDPNVDGIIVLVSPQAMTDVPAIAQVLINVIKNSNKPILCNLAGGTRIAAGEELLNKYGVPNYSSCERAVASMKALCDYSSIKVKDYSAPVLLAVESHTARKMIDDAISSGKRTLGLESIDLLKSYGIPVVQSKMADNLAEAIVACEQIGYPVVMKIISPDISHKTDVGGIKLNLKNAEDLERAYLTMMSDVKHYMPNARITGVQVQQMVTGGKEVIIGMNRDPQFGPLLMFGLGGVYVEFLKDVSFAVAPINDKEAQHMISSIKTYPLIAGVRGETPSDIKAIIDTLLKVSQLVMDFPNLMEFEINPLMVMPEGKGCLAMDIRMTLRQE
- a CDS encoding phosphotransacetylase family protein, coding for MASILVSSSEQYSGKSSLCLGFGVILKERGYKIGYMKPIGNLLIDVNGSLTDEDAEGIRKLLALQDDLSSITPILLTENLTDDALMGVEKGLDSRLKEAYEKISKGKDVVLLEGAGGIGGGAMYNLSDPEIATKLDTKMLLITRYDSERAVDRILCDLRIIQNTEILAGIILNEVPVGKLETVSHLVVPFLEKKGIKVFGSIPEDDMLRSVSISEIVEDLNAEVLVGANHLEDLVEHYLVGAMEVGSAIKYFRRMPNAAVITGGDRSDIQMAAIEAKVKCLVLTGNLRPSGAVLGSAEEANIPVILVRGDTMSTIEKMEHLIGHARIKQEAKIKRVVELIKKYVDVDGLIAEMGLTK
- a CDS encoding phosphoglycerate kinase, translating into MLSAKEILTIDDFDVKDKTVLVRVDINTPMDPEGNILDDMRIKSHIPTLVDLHEAKVVLLAHQSRPGKKDFTTMKAHAVRMSQYLGREVKYVDDIFGTCAKNSISAMKNGDVVLLENVRFYSEESMERTVAEHAKSHLVKQLLPYMDIFLNDAFAVSHRAHLSILGFTEALPTGAGRVMEKEIISLDRGIKGGERPCIFVLGGAKVDDSLKVAENVLINGGADRVLVTGVVANVMLAASGVDIGKVNMDFIESQGYTEQIEKARKVLEKFNGKVGLPIDVALNENGKRLEVQVGELPNGNMPIYDIGLETIVAFSNELKNAKTVVLNGPAGLSEMAEFALGTHEIIKAAAHSEYSIAGGGHISAEIRHIGYEDKFSHLSTGGGACIDYLAGEKLPGVVALKEAAITHKLHK
- a CDS encoding flavodoxin family protein — encoded protein: MKILGISASPVKGDNNDKLIEKVLGIAKSRGFEVDSVLISSSKIAPCTACGICRDEEMCPIDDDMQKVYQKLKEADAIIVSSPVYFGSVTAQVKALFDRSVLHRRQGFQLKNKVGASLAVGGSRNGGQEKTIQTIHDWMHIHGMIVVGDGGHFGGILQKPALEDTEGMQTAVDTINKMCDVLEKMK
- the acs gene encoding acetate--CoA ligase, translated to MGVNTNKENRMSEECTPSRDFVRNANINDPGVYQKAAQDLEGFWDKLAHDIQWFRKWDKILDWQPPNAQWFVGGKLNACYNCLDVHMEKRADKTAIIWEGEMGDVSTYTYRQLLDETCRFANALKKLGVRKGDVVTIYLPMIPEVVISMLACARIGAPHNVVFAAFSGEALFTRTGHSNSRFIITCDGYYRRGNVVEQKKKIDRDAQMCQCIEKVIVVKQAGIEVEMNPERDVWWHEIMKNESTVFEAEPMDAEDMLFLMYTSGTTGKPKGIVHTTGGYMVGTHVTTKWIFDLKEDDIYWCTADCGWITGHSYLVYGPLSNGATIVMYEGAPDFPEKDRWWDIIERHKVTILYTAPTAIRTFMKWGAEWPNKHDLSTLRLLGSVGEAINPGAWLWYHEHIGQKKCPIVDTWWQTETGMVLITPLPGITTLKPGSATRPFPGIEAIVLDETGNEVPRGTDGLLAIKKPWPSMVRTIFNDSERFKETYWSKWDGKTYFAGDGTKQDEDGYFWIIGRVDDSIKIAGHLIGTAEVESVLISHPAVAESAVVGKLDELKGEVIYCYVILRSGIVATGKLRKELIDHVAINIGPFARPKQVIFTDDLPKTRSGKIMRRVLKAIVNDRNTGDVTTLQNPDIVEILRQRTKEIENLHNKSGK
- a CDS encoding nucleoside 2-deoxyribosyltransferase domain-containing protein; translated protein: MINKKNIYLAGPLFSHAERDFNVYLRDKLVENGFSVFLPQEDGNDDIETRLEVRQKNIFEMDVKAIDNCEIVVAVLDGGSDVDSGTAWEIGYAYAKEKKILGIRTDFRTFGPEGNVNLMIEVSLDALEKDVKGLISSLKRYA
- a CDS encoding TIGR00296 family protein; protein product: MLTENEGKIAVKLARDTIETYLKSGRTIDGSGAVLPSVFNENRGVFVTLTKGELLRGCIGHPYPDSSLKYALTDSAISAAFRDPRFPPLHTDEMKWIVVEVTILTPPKRIEASPKELPGKIEIGRHGLIVRKGYHQGLLLPQVAPENDMDEIDFLSHTCLKAGLEYDAWLTGAEVYSFEGQIFAEKEPNGEVVEKHFDTNASKK